The Alphaproteobacteria bacterium SS10 genome includes a region encoding these proteins:
- a CDS encoding CBS domain-containing protein encodes MPYSYQGPTRDDKQSDRTYSQSTEANLSTDTATVANLISRKGNQVFSIRPEDTLSTAVEVLRDRRVGALLVTDMKGALVGILSERDIVRKLADEPGQTLPHRVDEVMTSKVETCAPTDTLVSVLRRMTDGRFRHMPVMENDGLVGMVTIGDVVHFRLAEVEHEALQLKQLIVG; translated from the coding sequence ATGCCCTATTCTTATCAAGGCCCCACCCGCGACGATAAGCAGAGTGATCGCACCTATAGCCAGTCAACTGAGGCCAACCTCTCAACCGACACGGCCACCGTCGCCAATCTGATTAGCCGTAAGGGCAATCAGGTCTTCTCAATCCGTCCTGAAGACACCCTCAGCACGGCCGTTGAGGTCCTGCGGGACCGCCGCGTCGGCGCCCTGCTTGTTACCGATATGAAGGGTGCGCTAGTCGGAATCCTGTCTGAACGGGATATCGTCCGCAAACTAGCCGATGAACCGGGCCAAACCCTGCCCCACCGGGTGGATGAGGTGATGACCAGCAAGGTTGAGACCTGCGCCCCGACCGATACACTTGTCTCCGTCCTCCGCCGCATGACCGATGGCCGTTTCCGCCACATGCCGGTGATGGAGAATGACGGCCTGGTCGGCATGGTCACCATCGGCGATGTGGTCCATTTCCGACTAGCAGAAGTTGAGCATGAAGCGCTGCAGTTAAAGCAGCTGATTGTCGGCTAA
- a CDS encoding AMP nucleosidase yields the protein MSIEFNSITEEDGPDTITILAEGFTEAAMEYHRREMGAKGYSLGGPIKPQTFFITDGMGEPTPLLEGKQYFAATFTRKK from the coding sequence ATGTCGATCGAATTCAACAGCATCACCGAAGAAGACGGCCCAGACACCATCACGATCCTGGCTGAGGGCTTTACCGAAGCGGCGATGGAATATCACCGCCGTGAGATGGGCGCTAAGGGCTACAGCCTCGGCGGCCCGATCAAGCCGCAGACCTTCTTCATCACGGATGGGATGGGCGAGCCGACCCCGCTGCTCGAAGGTAAGCAATACTTCGCTGCCACCTTCACGCGGAAGAAGTAG